In Pseudoxanthomonas sp. SE1, the genomic stretch GTTGACCGAGGGGCTGGACATCCTGCCGCGCAAGCGCGTGGCCTACCAGGGCCGCTGGCTGGAAGAGATGGACCTGGATGCGCTGCTGGCGCGGCGCCCGCAGATCGCGCTGGTGGACGAGCTGGCCCACCGCAATGCGCCCGGCAGCCGCCACGAGCGCCGCTGGCAGGACGTGATCGAACTGCTCGACGCCGGCATCGACGTGCATACCACGATCAACATCCAGCACCTGGAGAGCCTCAATGATGTCGTGCACCGAATCACCGGCGTGCGCGTCAGCGAGACCGTGCCGGATGCCGTGTTCGACCGCCTGCGCGATATCGTGCTGGTCGATCTGCCGCCGCGCGAGCTGATCGAACGCCTGCACCAGGGCAAGGTCTACCTGCCGGAACAGGCATCGCAGGCGCTGCAGGCATTCTTCTCGCCGTCCAACCTGATCGCGTTGCGCGAACTGGCCATGCAGACCGCGGCCGACCGCGTCGACGCCGACCTGCGCGAAGATCAGGCCGCCCGCGGCCTGCCGGGCATGCCGCTGCGCCGGCGCGTACTGGTGGCGATCGACGGGCTGGGCCAGTCCGAGTACCTCGTGCGCGCCGCGCGCCGCATTGCCGAACGCCGCGACGCGCCATGGAGCGTGGTGACGGTGCAGGTGTCCGATGCGGTGGACGAGGCGCGCCAGCGCGAGATCGACCAGGCGTTCGCCCTCGCGCGCCGACTGGGGGCGGAGACCGATGTGCTGCGCGGCACGCGCATCGCCGATGCGCTGCTCGACCACGCCACCCAGAATGGCGCCTCCACGCTGGTGCTGGGACGCACGCGCGAGCGGCCGGTGGCGCGCATGTTCAACCGCACGCTGACCCAGCAGCTGCTGCAACGCGGCGCGCACTACGAACTGGTCATCATCAGCACGCCGGAGGCGCGTGCGCGTGCGCGTTCGCGTCGCGGCGGGACACGCCTGTCGGAGTTGCTGGGCCGGGACGACCTGGCTTTCGCCGTGGTGGCCTCTGCGCTGGCAGTCGGCGTGGCGGCGGTGGCAGAGCGCTGGGTGGGACTGGACGATCTGTCGATGGTGTTCATCGTGGCGGTGGTGCTGGTGGCGGCGCGCACGCGCATGACCGCCGCAGTGGTAGCCGCACTGCTGAGCTTCCTGGCCTACAACTTCTTCTTCATCGAGCCGCGCTTCACTTTCAACATCGGCGCACGCCAGGGCGTGACCACGGTGTTCCTGTTCCTGGTGGCCGCGCTGGTCGCCGGACGCCTGGCCTCGCGCTTGCGCATGCAGGTGGTGGCGTTGCGCGCGGCGAATGCGCAGGCCACCGCGCTACAGGCGCTGGCCCGCGACCTGGCCGGTGCGGCGGACCTGGGGCAGGTGCTGGCTGCCGGTCGCAAGGCGCTGGCGCGCGCGTTGTCCGCCGAGGCGTGGCTGCGCGTGCAGGGGCGCGAGGAACCGGACGGCGTCGCGTTGAGTGAGATCGACCGCGCCGCCGCCGACTGGGCGCAGCAGCATGGCCAGCCTACCGGACGCCATACCGACACGCTGGCCGGCGCGGGGCGCTGGTTCCTGCCGCTGCGGGGCGACCGTGGCAGCCTGGGGGTGCTGGGGCTGCGCTTCGACGACGACGTGCGGCTGCTGCCGGAGCAGCGCCGCCTGGCCGAGGCGATGGCCGAAGACATCGCCCAGGCGGTGGTGCGCACGCGGCTGGTGGCCGAACTGGAAGACGCGCGCGTCGGTGGCGAGACCGAGCGGCTGCGTTCGGCGCTGCTGTCGTCGGTCTCGCACGACCTGCGCTCGCCATTGGCCTCGATGATCGGCTCGGCCAGCAGCCTGGCCAGTTACTGGGACGCAATGGGTGGCGACGACCGGCGCACCCTGCTGGACACCATTCAGCAGGAAGGCGAGCGGCTGGACCGCTACATCCAGAACCTGCTCGACATGACGCGGCTGGGCCACAGCGGCCTCACCCTCAACCGCGACTGGATCGGCGTGGACGAACTGCTGGGGTCGGCGGTGTCGCGCCTGCAGCGCTATCAGCCGGACGTGCGCGTGCAGACCACGGTCGCCGCGGACGTGCCGGCGATCTGGGTGCACCCGGCGCTGATCGAGCAGGCGGTGTTCAACGTGCTGGAGAACGCAGCGAAGTTCTCGCCGCCGGACGAACCGGTGCAGCTCGACGCGAAGCTCGTCGATGGCGCGCTGCGCGTCGATGTGCGGGATCGCGGCCCGGGCATTCCGGAAGACGAACGCGCACGCATCTTCGACATGTTCTACAGCGTGGAACGTGGCGACCGCGGCCGCCACGGCACCGGGCTTGGCCTGGCGATCTGCCAGGGCATGGTGGGCGCGCATGGCGGCAGCGTGCAGGCGCTGCCGGGGCCGGATGGCCGCGGCACGGTGATCCGGATTACCCTGCCGCTGCTGACGCCCACGCCGCAGGAACCGGTTTGACCTACACCGCACCACAGCCCCCTGCCTCCGCGCCGCCGGCGCGCGTGCTGGTCATCGACGACGAACCGCAGATCCGCCGGTTCCTCGACATCAGCCTGCGCGCGCAGGGCTACCGGGTAGCGCTGGCCGACAGTGGACACGCCGGGCTGGCGGAACTGGCCGCGCACGGCGCCGACCTGGTGGTGCTGGACATCGGCCTGCCCGATCTGGATGGCCATGAGGTGCTGCGCGAGCTGCGGCAGTGGTCGCAGGTGCCGGTGATCATGCTGACCGTGCGCAGCGGCGAGGGCGAGAAGGTCGCCGCGCTGGATGGCGGTGCCAACGACTACGTCACCAAACCGTTCGGCGTGCAGGAACTGATGGCGCGCATCCGCGGCCTGCTACGCGCACGCATCGCCCCGGCGGATGCGGCGATGCCGCTGTTCGACGATGGCCACCTGCACGTGGACCTGGGCCGCCGCGAAGTGACGCTCGACGGCGAACCGGTGGTGCTGAGCCGCAAGGAGTTCGCCCTGCTCGCCCTGCTGCTGCAACATGCGGGCCGCGTGGTGACGCAACCGCAGATCCTGCGCGAGCTGTGGGGCCCCAGCCACCAGCACGACACCCACTACCTGCGCATCCTGGTGGGCAAGCTGCGGCAGAAGCTGCACGACGATGCCACCGCACCGCGCTACATCGCGACGGAGCCGGGGGTGGGGTTGCGCTTCGTGCCTGCACCCTGAGCCCACGGGAGCGAACACGACAATGGCGGCACGACGTCGCCGCCGATTCTGCACGACGCCGTGCCTTTGACATCCAGTGACGATCGCTATCGACCGGAAGCCGGTCTCAACGATAGTCGGTCGACGTACTTAGCGATCGCCATCTTGTGCGTTCTTCGAGACGGGTTCTGTCGGCATGCTCGATTGCGGCAAACGCATCAGTGCCAAGCGCGATCCTCAACGGTGGCGACTCCAGGCTGGCGATGCGGATGATCGCCTGGGCCGCACGCGCCGGGTCTCCAGGCTGGTTGCCATCGTACGCACGTTGCTTCCTGACGGTGGCGCCCACGACCTGGTCGTATTCCGGGCGACCCTCTTTCAGCGATGTCGAAGCGCCGGCGAAGTCCGTCCGGAACCCGCCTGGCTCCACGAGGGTGACCTTGACCCCCACGAGCGCCATCTCGAGAGCGAGCGACTCGGAGAAGCCCTCCACGCCCCACTTTGCCGCGGAGTAAGCCGCGCGGCCCGGCGCACCGATTCGCCCTCCCACGGAAGAGAGCTGGATGATATGGCCGCTCCGTTGCGCTCTCATGGCCGGTATTGCGGCCTTCGTCATGATGATCGTGCCGAAAAGGTTGGTCTCGATCTGGCGCCGGAAGTCATCCAGCGTTGCGTCTTCGACCGAGGCGACGTCCCCGTAGCCGGCATTGTTCACCAGCACATCGAGGCCGCCGAAAGCATCCTTTGCGACCTGCACGGCACATGCCGCCGCCACGGAGTCGGTCACGTCCAGCCTGGCCGTGCGGATCGCAGAGCCATGCCGGTCGACCAGGCGGTGAAGTCGTGATGGGTCGCGAGCCGTCACCACGGCGCGATCACCCGCTGCCAGGACAGCCTCAGCGAGTGCCAAGCCAAGACCACGCGAACCTCCGGTTATAAGCCAACGTTTTTTCATGTTCTTCTCACAGGATTCCAGGATTCGAGCGTCCGTACCTTCGGAACGTGGCGCCAACGAGCCCGCAGAGGGGGAAGATGCAGGACGCTCATGACCAGAGCTCCTATCTCGCGCCAGCCGAACGCTGTGGGTCGGCTCCAGCGCTCAACAGCGCACGAATCTTCGCCTCGGTCTCCTTGTATTGACCTTCCCCGAAGTGCTGATACACGACGCGACCCTGCTGGTCGATCAGGTACATCGCGGGCCAGTACCGGTTGCCGTAGGCGTTCCAGGTCTCATAGTCGTTGTCCTGGGCAACGGGGTATGTGATGCCGAAACGCTGCGTCGCGGCGCGCAGATTGCCCAGCCTCTTCTCGTGGCCGTATTCAGGCGTATGCACGCCGATCACGACCAGTCCCTGGTCCTTGTACTTCGCATGCCACTGCTTGACGTACGGCATCACCCGGACGCAGTTGATGCAGGAGTACGTCCAGAACTCCACCAGCACCACCTTCCCGCGCAGGTCATGCACGCTCTGGGGCGGCGAGTTGATCCAGGCGTTGATGCCCTTGAAGTCGGGCGCCATGGGTGCGGGCGCGGTGTGTGTGGGTTGGACGGGGTCGGCCTGCACATTCGGCGAGCAGGCGGCGGCAAAGACGCATGCAGCGAGCATGGTCGCGAGAGATGCGAGGTTCTTCATGGTTTCAGAGTCCTTGGGAGAGGGGAGGGAGCCACTGGGTGGCCCAAGCGGATACAAAGACGTCGTACTGCAGCAACTGGAGGACGGCGACACCGAAGGCGATGAGGCCAAAGCTCTTTCGCAACAGACCGGCATGTCTCTGCAGGAACGAGAGGCGCGAATTGATCCAGCGGCCTCCATAGGCAATCAGCAACATGGGGATGCCTGCGCCCAGCGCGTACACACCGAGCAATGCGCTCGCCTTGGCCGGCGCCTGCGAGCTGGCGGCCAGCGCCAGCACCGAAGCCAGGACCGGACCGGCGCAAGGCGTCCATGCCAACCCGAGCGAGGCACCCAGCAGCAGTGCACCCGGTCGACCGCTGGCGTGTGCCAGGGTCGGGGCAGCGGGCTTCACCCGACGCCATTGCGACTGCACCCATGCCATCGAGCGCTCGAAGGGCACCGGCCAGAAGCATGTCAGGCCCGCCAACATCAGCACCACGATCGAGCTGGTACGGATGCTCGCCTGCAGTTCGCCCGATGAGGCAGCCAGAACGCCAAGGAGAATGCCACTGGCGGCAAAGCTGCCGACGAAGCCAGCGATGATCCACAAGGGTGTCCCACGATCGCGACCGGCCCCTGTTGCCAGGATGATCGGAAGGATCGGGAGGATGCAGGGAGATAGGATGGTGGCCATGCCCGCCAGGGCGGCCAATGCAAATTCGATCATGGGAAATTCCGCAGCGCGATGGAGGTGCTCATTCCATCGCGCGTGTGTCAGCGCACTGTGTCCGGCGACCCGGCCCTTTGTATCCGGGTCGCCCTGATACCTCTTTGGACAAGCTCGGTTACAACCTCATCAGACCAAGCGGATCCGGACTTCGATGTTGCCGCGTGAAAGCTTGGAGTACGGGCAGGTGCGGTGCGCTTCATCGACGATGGCCTGGGCCTGGGCCGGCGGAACTCCAGGCAGCGAGATGGCCAGGCGCGCCTGGAGTTGGTACTCCTCGCCAACCTTGCCGAGATCCACTTCCGCATCGATGGCGGTTCCGGATGGCAGGGCGACGCCGAGTTTGCGCGCAGCAATACCCATTGCGCCCTCGAAGCAGGCCGACCAGCCCGCCGCGAACAACTGTTCGGGATTGGTGCCAGGACGTCGGCTACCGGGAGGCGAGAGGGCAACGTCAAGCTGACCATCGTCGCTGCGGGCATGACCTTCACGGCCGCCAATGGTGTGAGTCTTTGCTGTGTACAACACGGTATCGAGTGCGTTCATGGGATGTCTCCAGTCGAAAGAAGTTGAGAGAGGTCTGGTCTAGCGGGCGTACCGGGTGAAGACGTAGTCGCGGTCCTTCACACGGGCCGCGTGACATGCATGGCAGGTCTTGTGTTGGGCCTCATCCACGGGCTTCCCGTCGATGAAGCGTCCGTAGCCCCACCCACCCGTACTGGCGTACTTGCGTGAGTCCTTGACCATCACTTGCACCGTGGTGGCGGCACCGGGAACAGAGGCCGGTGCGAAGTCCGGCGACTGCTCGTGTTTCCAGGCCAGCTTCACCAGCACCGTTCCATCGGGAAACGGGCGCTGGCTCTCGCGGTATGCCCGCATGGCTTTGGGATTTCCGACAACGACGCGCAGCTCGTCCAGCGGAGCGGCTTCCTGTGCCGGCGCGATAAAGGACCAATCGCGATAACCGTCGGGAAGCTGCACGCCGTAGATCGGTGCGGTGGGGCGTGGACTGTCGTATGCCTGCACTGCGCTCACCAGTCCGAAGGCCATGCCGACAGCCAGGGATGCAAACAGGAGTTTGTGAACGGATTTCATGTCGTCTCTTCCTGTCGCTCACAGGCGGGTAGCGTCGACAACGGCCTGCACGAACTCGGCGGGCGACTCCTGTGGCGGGTTGTGGCCGATGCCGCCGGTGAAGGTGCGATGCTCGTACTTGCCGACGAACTTGGTCGCGTAGGCCTCGGGCTTCGGGTGCGGCGCGCCGTTGGCATCGCCTTCGATGGTGATGGTCGGCACCGTGATGACCGGCGCCTGTGCCAGGCGCTGTTCCAGCGCTGCGTACTTCGGCTCGCCTTCGGCCAGGCTCAAACGCCAGCGGTAGTTGTGGATGACGATGGCCACATGGTCCGGATTGTCCAGTGCACTGGCGCTGCGCTTGAACGTGGCGTCGTCGAACTTCCACTGCGGGGACGCCAGTTCCCAGATCTTCTTCGCGAAGTCGTGGGTGTACTGCGTGTACCCCGCCTGGCCGCGGTCGGTGGCGAAGTAGAACTGGTACCACCATTGCAGTTCGCCTGACGGAGGCAACGGCGTGCGAGCCGCCTCCTGGCTGCCGATCAGGTAACCGCTGACCGAGACCAGGGCCTTGACCCGCTCCGGCCATATGGCGGCCACGATGTCGGCAGAGCGTGCACCCCAGTCGTAGCCGGCCAGCGTCGCGCGGCGGATCTCGAGAGCATCCATCAATGCAATGACATCCGACGCTAGCGCGGCCGGTTGCCCATTGCGTGGCGTGTCTGCAGACAGAAACGTGGTGGTGCCGTAGCCCCGCAAGTGCGGGACGATCACGCGATAGCCGCGCGCCGCCAACTGCGGCGCGACCTCCGCATAGCTGTTGATGTCATACGGCCAGCCGTGCAGCAGGATGATGACTTCACCCTTGGCCGGACCGAGATCGGCGTAGCCGATACGCAGGTCTCCGGCATTGATGTGCTTGTTGGCGACCAGTTCGGGGGGCAGTGCCGGTGACGCGGTCCGGGCTGCCGGCTCTGCCAGAGCGGTGGCGCTGAGCATCAGCCAGGAAGCCATCAGCAAGGACAGGCCGCGCAGGCTGCGGCGGAAGGGGGACGTGGGCGATGGGGTGATCGTGGACATGGTGATTCCTCCAGCAGGGTGGTTGCAGGGAGCAGGACGGGAGTGCGGCGCGCGTGCGTGCGTGCGCCGCAAGGGGATTCAGATGGAGTAGCCGCCGTCCATCGTGAGGCTGGCACCGGTCATGTAGCTCGCGTCGGCACTGACCAGGTATGCGGCGAGCGACGCGACCTCTTCCGGGCGGCCGACGCGCTTGAGCGGATTACGCTGGATCAGGTGGTCCAGGAAGCCAGCCGTGATATCGGTCTCGATGGGGCCGGGCTGGATGTTGTTGATGGTGATACGGCGCGGTGCGAGGTCCAGCGCCAGCTCCCGCACCAGCGTGGCCACGGCAGCCTTGGTCATGCTGTAGACGCTGCCACCCAAGGCGCCGCTGCGTTGTGCCGTGTTGCTGCCGATGGTGACGATGCGGCCACCATCGACCATCCTGGCTGCGGCAGCCTGGATGGCGAGAAAGACACCGCGGACGTTGATCGAAAGCATCTGGTCGAGCGTGTCGACCGGGAACCGGTCGAGCGGAGCGCCCTGATAGATGCCCGCATTGACGACAGCCACGTGCAGCGTGCCCAGCCTCGCCGTGGCATCGGCGACTGCGGCAGTGATCGCGTGCTGATCTGCCGCGTCGGCCTGCAGCGCGATGGCCTGACCGCCGTCCGCCTGGATCGCCGCGACGACTTCGGCGGCCTTGTCGGCGCGCGAGGCGTAGGTCAAGGCGACGGTGTAGCCCTCACGGGCCAGGCGCTGAGCAATGGCGGCACCGATGCCGCGGGAGCCACCAAAGACCAGGGCAGCCTTGGGAGAGGGGAGTTCGGTCCTGCTCATGGTCGTTTCCTTCGGGTAGGTGCCTACGGGTGGTCCCGCCGGCGGTGGACGCATTCCGCGCCCACCCGGTATCCGAGACGTGTCCGAACACAGGGAGATTTGTCGGCCTCTTCTTGAAAACGCCCCATGGATACATTCCGATACAAACAAGTGGCCTCCAGTCCGCTGCCCGGCGGCCTGCCGGCGCTACCATCCGCTGCGACAGATCCACGGTCACGCGTGGTCGAACCTCCGGAGCCCAGACGCATGTCGTCCCACACAGATCACATCCTCGTCGTCGACGATGATCGCGACATCCGCCAGATGGTGGGTGACTACCTGAAGCGGAACGGCCTGCGCGTGAGCCTGGCGGCTGATGGGCGCGAGATGCGCGGCGTTCTTGATACGAGCGACGTGGATCTGGTCGTGCTTGATGTGATGATGCCGGGTGAGGATGGCCTGGCGCTCTGCAGGAACCTTCGCGCAGGAAAGCATCGCGCTGTTCCCGTGGTATTGCTCACGGCCCGCGACGATGAGACCGACCGGATCATCGGCCTGGAGATGGGAGCCGACGACTACGTCACCAAGCCCTTCTCCTCGCGGGAACTCTTGGCACGCATCAATGCGGTGATCCGGCGTGCACGCATGCTTCCCCCCAATCTGCAGGTCTCCGAGGCCAGCAGGTGGATCGGGTTCGGCGACTGGCGGCTGGATACGACCGCGCGCCACTTGTTGGACAAGGAGGGGACGGCATATCCATTGAGTGGCGCCGAGTTCCGGCTCCTGCGTGTATTCATCGATCATCCGCAGCGCGTACTGAGCCGCGACCAACTGTTGAACCTTACCCAGGGCAGGGACGCGGAGGTCTTTGACCGCTCCATCGATCTTCTCGTCAGTCGATTGCGACAGCGCCTGGGCGACGGAGCGCGTGAGCAGACGTACATAAAGACGGTGCGGAGCGAAGGCTACGTATTCAGCCAGGCTGTCGTGCTGGAGGGTGAAGAACCATGAGTGGCCAGCCCAGCGCCACCACGCGATGGCTGCCAAGAACGCTTCGATCGCGCCTCATCCTGATCCTGGGCGCGGGTTTGCTGCTCGCGCACGCCCTGTCATTCGGCCTGCTGTTCGAAGAGCGGGCCGATGCCACGCGCTCGATGATGCTCAGGAATCTCTATGAGGACATTCCCGTCAGCGTGGCGCTGCTGGAGAGCCTGCCAGCCGATCAACGTGGCGCGTGGATTCCGCGCCTCGAGCGCAGGACCTACCGCTATCTCCTGCGGCCAGCACTGCCGGGCGAGCCACTATCCACTGCACGATCGCACGAGGTGACGGGGTTGATCGATGATGCATTGGGGCATCGGTACGCCTTGCGGCCCCGCGCAGTTTCCGCGACACCGGAACGCTATGAGGTAGAGCTGACGCTCCGCGACGGACAGCTTCTGACCATCGAGGTGACGCCATCACTGATGCCGATCGCACGATGGCTGCCTTGGGTGCTTGCGGCCCAGGTCATCCTGCTGTTGCTGTGCGTAGCAGTTGCCGTACGGCTGGCAACCCGCCCTCTTGCCCACCTCGCCAGAGCGGCGGAGCGCATGGATCTTGCAGGCGGTGATACCCAGCTGCCACAGGATGGCCCATGGGAGGTCGCCCAGGCCGCGAGCGCGCTCAATGCTCTCCAGGCCCGCGTGGCGACCCATGTCTCCGAGCGCACGCAGATCCTCGCGGCAATCTCACATGATCTGCAGACTCCGATCACTCGCTTGAGGCTGCGGGTGGAGGCGATGGACGCCAGCGCTGAGCAGGAGAAGCTGCTGGGCGATATCGACCACATCAGCCTGTTGGTGCGCGAAGGCCTGAGCTACGCCCGCGGCGCGTCGGTCACGTTGGGTCCGGCGGTTCGCCTGGATATGACGGCCTTCCTGGAAAGTGTCGTGGCCGACTATCAGGACGCCGGACGCGCAGTGGTGCTCTCTGCCGGCGACTCTGCGTCTCATGACACCCATCCGCAGGTGTTGCGTCGAATCCTGCAGAACCTGGTCGACAACGCGCTCAACTATGCCGGCGACGTCGAGACCAGACTCCGTATGGAAGAAGCGGGACGGATATGTATCGATGTGCTTGATCGCGGACCCGGTATTCCGCCCGAGCAGTTGGAGAATGTAGTGAAACCCTTTCAACGGCTCGAACCATCGCGGTGCCGCGGCACGGGCGGCACAGGCCTTGGGTTGGCCATCGCCCAGCAACTCACCCAGGCACTCGGCGGCGCACTGCGACTGTCGAATCGGGAGGGTGGCGGTCTACAGGCGACGATCGAGTTGCGCTCCACGCCTTCGTCAACCGTTCAGCACCAGGGCGCCGCTCGCTGACACAATGCCTGCCATCGACGTGATCCAGGAGTCCGCCTGACGTGTGATAGCCCCGTTCCCCTGAAACGCATGAGCAACCCGGCACTGTCGGGTGCTTCGGCTTCGATCGTCCTACGTTGGGCGACCTTAGGAGGAACCCATGTCCGGCGCACGCATCCGCGTCTCCCATCTCTCTTTTTCCTGGCCAGACGGCACGCCTGTCTTCGCCGATTTGTCATTCGTCCTTGGCCCGTCCCGGATCGGTCTTGTCGCGCCCAATGGGGCGGGCAAGACAACGTTGCTACGCCTGTTGGCAGGCGAGCTTGCAACGCAGGCCGGCGCAGTCGACATCGCCGGTCGGCGCGGCTATCTGCCGCAACGCTGGAACAGCACCGCCCACGCCACTGTCGCTGAGCTGCTGGGCGTCACGGATGCGCTGGAAGCGGTGGATGCGGTGCTCGCCGGCGCAGCCGATGTCACCCAGCTGGAGCGGGCCGACG encodes the following:
- a CDS encoding sensor histidine kinase KdpD; translation: MTDPRHRQADALIDHLQREQGGRLTIFLGAAPGVGKTYTMLSRARELRRQGRDVVVGIVETHGRGETAALTEGLDILPRKRVAYQGRWLEEMDLDALLARRPQIALVDELAHRNAPGSRHERRWQDVIELLDAGIDVHTTINIQHLESLNDVVHRITGVRVSETVPDAVFDRLRDIVLVDLPPRELIERLHQGKVYLPEQASQALQAFFSPSNLIALRELAMQTAADRVDADLREDQAARGLPGMPLRRRVLVAIDGLGQSEYLVRAARRIAERRDAPWSVVTVQVSDAVDEARQREIDQAFALARRLGAETDVLRGTRIADALLDHATQNGASTLVLGRTRERPVARMFNRTLTQQLLQRGAHYELVIISTPEARARARSRRGGTRLSELLGRDDLAFAVVASALAVGVAAVAERWVGLDDLSMVFIVAVVLVAARTRMTAAVVAALLSFLAYNFFFIEPRFTFNIGARQGVTTVFLFLVAALVAGRLASRLRMQVVALRAANAQATALQALARDLAGAADLGQVLAAGRKALARALSAEAWLRVQGREEPDGVALSEIDRAAADWAQQHGQPTGRHTDTLAGAGRWFLPLRGDRGSLGVLGLRFDDDVRLLPEQRRLAEAMAEDIAQAVVRTRLVAELEDARVGGETERLRSALLSSVSHDLRSPLASMIGSASSLASYWDAMGGDDRRTLLDTIQQEGERLDRYIQNLLDMTRLGHSGLTLNRDWIGVDELLGSAVSRLQRYQPDVRVQTTVAADVPAIWVHPALIEQAVFNVLENAAKFSPPDEPVQLDAKLVDGALRVDVRDRGPGIPEDERARIFDMFYSVERGDRGRHGTGLGLAICQGMVGAHGGSVQALPGPDGRGTVIRITLPLLTPTPQEPV
- a CDS encoding response regulator, which translates into the protein MTYTAPQPPASAPPARVLVIDDEPQIRRFLDISLRAQGYRVALADSGHAGLAELAAHGADLVVLDIGLPDLDGHEVLRELRQWSQVPVIMLTVRSGEGEKVAALDGGANDYVTKPFGVQELMARIRGLLRARIAPADAAMPLFDDGHLHVDLGRREVTLDGEPVVLSRKEFALLALLLQHAGRVVTQPQILRELWGPSHQHDTHYLRILVGKLRQKLHDDATAPRYIATEPGVGLRFVPAP
- a CDS encoding oxidoreductase, whose translation is MKKRWLITGGSRGLGLALAEAVLAAGDRAVVTARDPSRLHRLVDRHGSAIRTARLDVTDSVAAACAVQVAKDAFGGLDVLVNNAGYGDVASVEDATLDDFRRQIETNLFGTIIMTKAAIPAMRAQRSGHIIQLSSVGGRIGAPGRAAYSAAKWGVEGFSESLALEMALVGVKVTLVEPGGFRTDFAGASTSLKEGRPEYDQVVGATVRKQRAYDGNQPGDPARAAQAIIRIASLESPPLRIALGTDAFAAIEHADRTRLEERTRWRSLSTSTDYR
- a CDS encoding thioredoxin family protein; this translates as MKNLASLATMLAACVFAAACSPNVQADPVQPTHTAPAPMAPDFKGINAWINSPPQSVHDLRGKVVLVEFWTYSCINCVRVMPYVKQWHAKYKDQGLVVIGVHTPEYGHEKRLGNLRAATQRFGITYPVAQDNDYETWNAYGNRYWPAMYLIDQQGRVVYQHFGEGQYKETEAKIRALLSAGADPQRSAGAR
- a CDS encoding cytochrome c biogenesis CcdA family protein, giving the protein MIEFALAALAGMATILSPCILPILPIILATGAGRDRGTPLWIIAGFVGSFAASGILLGVLAASSGELQASIRTSSIVVLMLAGLTCFWPVPFERSMAWVQSQWRRVKPAAPTLAHASGRPGALLLGASLGLAWTPCAGPVLASVLALAASSQAPAKASALLGVYALGAGIPMLLIAYGGRWINSRLSFLQRHAGLLRKSFGLIAFGVAVLQLLQYDVFVSAWATQWLPPLSQGL
- a CDS encoding organic hydroperoxide resistance protein, with protein sequence MNALDTVLYTAKTHTIGGREGHARSDDGQLDVALSPPGSRRPGTNPEQLFAAGWSACFEGAMGIAARKLGVALPSGTAIDAEVDLGKVGEEYQLQARLAISLPGVPPAQAQAIVDEAHRTCPYSKLSRGNIEVRIRLV
- a CDS encoding cytochrome P460 family protein, producing the protein MKSVHKLLFASLAVGMAFGLVSAVQAYDSPRPTAPIYGVQLPDGYRDWSFIAPAQEAAPLDELRVVVGNPKAMRAYRESQRPFPDGTVLVKLAWKHEQSPDFAPASVPGAATTVQVMVKDSRKYASTGGWGYGRFIDGKPVDEAQHKTCHACHAARVKDRDYVFTRYAR
- a CDS encoding alpha/beta hydrolase, producing MSTITPSPTSPFRRSLRGLSLLMASWLMLSATALAEPAARTASPALPPELVANKHINAGDLRIGYADLGPAKGEVIILLHGWPYDINSYAEVAPQLAARGYRVIVPHLRGYGTTTFLSADTPRNGQPAALASDVIALMDALEIRRATLAGYDWGARSADIVAAIWPERVKALVSVSGYLIGSQEAARTPLPPSGELQWWYQFYFATDRGQAGYTQYTHDFAKKIWELASPQWKFDDATFKRSASALDNPDHVAIVIHNYRWRLSLAEGEPKYAALEQRLAQAPVITVPTITIEGDANGAPHPKPEAYATKFVGKYEHRTFTGGIGHNPPQESPAEFVQAVVDATRL
- a CDS encoding SDR family oxidoreductase, with translation MSRTELPSPKAALVFGGSRGIGAAIAQRLAREGYTVALTYASRADKAAEVVAAIQADGGQAIALQADAADQHAITAAVADATARLGTLHVAVVNAGIYQGAPLDRFPVDTLDQMLSINVRGVFLAIQAAAARMVDGGRIVTIGSNTAQRSGALGGSVYSMTKAAVATLVRELALDLAPRRITINNIQPGPIETDITAGFLDHLIQRNPLKRVGRPEEVASLAAYLVSADASYMTGASLTMDGGYSI
- a CDS encoding response regulator transcription factor — encoded protein: MSSHTDHILVVDDDRDIRQMVGDYLKRNGLRVSLAADGREMRGVLDTSDVDLVVLDVMMPGEDGLALCRNLRAGKHRAVPVVLLTARDDETDRIIGLEMGADDYVTKPFSSRELLARINAVIRRARMLPPNLQVSEASRWIGFGDWRLDTTARHLLDKEGTAYPLSGAEFRLLRVFIDHPQRVLSRDQLLNLTQGRDAEVFDRSIDLLVSRLRQRLGDGAREQTYIKTVRSEGYVFSQAVVLEGEEP
- a CDS encoding HAMP domain-containing sensor histidine kinase, with the protein product MSGQPSATTRWLPRTLRSRLILILGAGLLLAHALSFGLLFEERADATRSMMLRNLYEDIPVSVALLESLPADQRGAWIPRLERRTYRYLLRPALPGEPLSTARSHEVTGLIDDALGHRYALRPRAVSATPERYEVELTLRDGQLLTIEVTPSLMPIARWLPWVLAAQVILLLLCVAVAVRLATRPLAHLARAAERMDLAGGDTQLPQDGPWEVAQAASALNALQARVATHVSERTQILAAISHDLQTPITRLRLRVEAMDASAEQEKLLGDIDHISLLVREGLSYARGASVTLGPAVRLDMTAFLESVVADYQDAGRAVVLSAGDSASHDTHPQVLRRILQNLVDNALNYAGDVETRLRMEEAGRICIDVLDRGPGIPPEQLENVVKPFQRLEPSRCRGTGGTGLGLAIAQQLTQALGGALRLSNREGGGLQATIELRSTPSSTVQHQGAAR